One Gemmatimonadaceae bacterium genomic region harbors:
- a CDS encoding amidophosphoribosyltransferase has protein sequence MCGIFGVYGAEHAAEVTHLGLYSLQHRGQESAGIVAVDGDSVARGTRKMGLVGEGLSAREMESLVGRIAIGHTRYSTAGSSTIENAQPVLARFKGGHIALAHNGNLTNAVEVRAKLEDSGSIFASTMDSEVIVHRLARAAQALPEHMLAEALRGIEGAYCLVVIIGQTLLAARDPRGWRPLVVGTLNGGYVFASETCALDIVGAQLVREVRPGEIIAVDGDGLRSFQAEPPRQLQRCVFEHVYFARPDSYVFGGSVDRARRALGQRLAEEQPAPTADLVFAVPDSSNAAALGFAERSGLPLELALIRNHYIGRTFIQPTQSGRDHKVKVKFNPVREVLAGKSVVMVDDSIVRGTTTRGLVALVRGAGAREVHMRVSSPPIIGPCYYGIDTPNKEELIAANHSVDEIARMIGVDSLGYLSLDGMLAAVPCGPEGFCHACFSGEYPTSAPTNPVKLRYGRREPAGV, from the coding sequence ATGTGCGGAATCTTTGGAGTATATGGCGCCGAGCACGCGGCCGAGGTCACGCACCTTGGCCTCTACTCGTTGCAACATCGCGGGCAGGAATCGGCGGGGATCGTTGCCGTCGACGGCGACTCGGTTGCGCGCGGGACGCGCAAGATGGGGCTCGTGGGCGAGGGACTCTCGGCGCGCGAGATGGAATCGCTCGTTGGGCGCATTGCCATCGGTCACACGCGCTACAGCACCGCCGGCTCGTCCACCATCGAGAACGCACAGCCGGTGCTCGCGCGCTTCAAGGGCGGACACATCGCCCTGGCGCATAACGGCAACCTCACCAACGCCGTGGAGGTACGGGCCAAGCTCGAGGACTCGGGCTCGATCTTCGCCTCCACGATGGATTCCGAGGTCATCGTGCATCGCCTGGCGCGCGCGGCGCAGGCGCTCCCCGAGCACATGCTGGCCGAGGCGCTGCGCGGTATCGAGGGGGCCTACTGCCTCGTGGTGATCATCGGGCAGACACTCCTGGCCGCGCGCGATCCGCGCGGTTGGCGTCCGCTCGTGGTCGGGACGCTCAACGGTGGCTACGTCTTCGCGTCGGAGACGTGCGCGCTCGATATCGTCGGGGCGCAGCTCGTGCGCGAGGTGAGGCCGGGCGAGATCATCGCCGTGGATGGTGACGGGCTGCGCTCGTTCCAGGCCGAGCCGCCGCGTCAGCTGCAACGCTGCGTCTTCGAGCACGTCTACTTTGCCCGCCCCGATTCGTACGTCTTTGGCGGGTCCGTCGACCGGGCGCGGCGCGCCCTCGGGCAACGGCTCGCCGAGGAGCAGCCGGCGCCCACCGCCGACCTGGTCTTCGCCGTCCCCGATTCCTCCAACGCCGCGGCGCTCGGCTTCGCCGAACGCTCCGGCCTCCCGCTCGAGCTCGCGCTCATCCGCAACCATTACATCGGGCGCACCTTCATCCAGCCCACGCAGTCCGGGCGCGACCACAAGGTGAAGGTCAAGTTCAACCCGGTGCGCGAGGTCCTGGCCGGGAAGAGTGTGGTGATGGTCGACGACTCCATCGTGCGCGGCACCACCACGCGCGGCCTCGTTGCCCTCGTGCGTGGCGCCGGCGCCCGCGAAGTCCACATGCGCGTCTCTTCCCCGCCGATCATCGGCCCCTGCTACTACGGCATCGATACGCCTAACAAGGAAGAGCTGATCGCCGCGAACCACTCGGTGGACGAGATCGCACGCATGATCGGCGTCGACTCGCTCGGCTACCTCTCGCTCGACGGGATGCTCGCCGCGGTCCCCTGCGGGCCCGAGGGATTCTGCCACGCCTGCTTCTCCGGCGAGTATCCCACGTCCGCCCCGACCAATCCGGTGAAGCTTCGCTACGGCCGTCGCGAACCCGCCGGCGTGTGA
- a CDS encoding pyruvate, phosphate dikinase — MPHVYFFGNGKADGTRDMKAVLGGKGANLAEMTNLGVPVPPGFTIDCATCMEFLAAATRAAGLEEEVAANLTKLEAATGRGFGDARNPLLVSVRSGAAVSMPGMMETILNLGLNDRTVQGLAQQSGNPRFAFDSYRRFLQMYGDVVLGVPAHDFEHLLKAKRLMSGAASDAELDEGALRNLVEEYKSLIRNTTGRDFPMDVQAQLWGAIEAVWKSWTLKKAVDYRKVNGIAEDAGTAVNVVAMVYGNMGDDSGTGVAFTRDPSTGERTFYGECLINAQGEDVVAGIRTPLHIGELATRLPEAYADLLRVQELLERHFRDMQDLEFTVERGTLYLLQTRTGKRTAAAAIRIAGEMVDEGLIAHAEAIQRVNAAQLDQLLHPVIDPSAHARPIAVGLPASPGAAAGIAVFDPDVAEQKAASGQGVILVRDETTPEDFHGIVAARAVLTSRGGMTSHAAVVARGMGKCAVVGCKDVVVDVRNRQFTVEGRTVSEGEWITLDGGTGRVFAGDLPTIPSEVVRVISGQVPAATAPLYQAFSRVLDWADEARRLRVRANADTPRDARIARGFGAEGIGLCRTEHMFFEGDRIQAMREMIVARDEGGRRRALSKLLPMQRSDFEAIFEAMNGYPVNIRLLDPPLHEFLPHGGEESKLLARQLKLTRQELMHIVDGLRESNPMLGHRGCRLGITYPEITEMQGRAIFEAAVRAKRRGIDVHVEIMIPLVATVKEFENQRALLEECHAQVVRAMGESLDYQIGTMIELPRAALTAGEIAASAEFFSFGTNDLTQTTLGLSRDDAGRFLPHYVERGILPDDPFQTLDVTGVGKLIQMAVRDGRATRATLKTGICGEHGGEPRSVGFCHRAGLDYVSCSPFRVPIARLAAAQAALSS, encoded by the coding sequence ATGCCCCACGTCTACTTCTTCGGCAACGGCAAGGCCGACGGCACGCGCGACATGAAGGCCGTGTTAGGCGGCAAGGGGGCCAACCTCGCCGAGATGACCAATCTCGGTGTCCCCGTCCCGCCGGGCTTCACCATCGACTGCGCGACGTGCATGGAGTTCCTTGCAGCCGCGACACGCGCGGCGGGACTCGAGGAGGAAGTGGCGGCCAACCTCACGAAGCTCGAGGCAGCCACCGGCCGCGGGTTCGGCGACGCCCGCAATCCGCTGTTGGTCTCGGTGCGCTCCGGCGCCGCGGTGTCGATGCCGGGAATGATGGAGACGATCCTGAACCTCGGCCTCAACGACCGCACGGTGCAAGGGCTGGCACAGCAGTCGGGGAATCCGCGATTCGCCTTCGACTCGTATCGCCGCTTCCTGCAGATGTACGGCGACGTGGTGCTGGGCGTCCCCGCGCACGACTTCGAGCACCTGCTCAAGGCCAAGCGCCTCATGAGTGGCGCGGCGTCGGATGCGGAGCTGGACGAAGGCGCGTTGCGCAACCTCGTCGAGGAGTACAAGTCGCTCATTCGCAACACCACCGGGCGCGACTTCCCGATGGACGTGCAGGCGCAACTGTGGGGGGCCATCGAGGCTGTCTGGAAGTCATGGACGCTCAAGAAGGCGGTTGACTACCGCAAGGTGAACGGCATCGCGGAGGACGCCGGCACCGCCGTGAACGTCGTCGCCATGGTCTACGGCAACATGGGCGACGACTCGGGTACCGGCGTGGCATTCACGCGCGACCCGTCGACGGGCGAGCGCACGTTCTACGGCGAGTGCCTCATCAATGCGCAAGGCGAGGACGTCGTGGCCGGCATCCGCACGCCGCTCCACATCGGCGAGCTGGCCACGCGCCTCCCCGAGGCCTACGCCGACCTCCTGCGCGTGCAGGAGTTGCTGGAGCGGCACTTTCGCGACATGCAGGACCTCGAGTTCACGGTGGAGCGCGGCACGCTCTACCTGCTGCAGACGCGCACCGGGAAGCGCACCGCGGCCGCCGCCATCCGCATTGCCGGCGAGATGGTGGATGAAGGGCTCATTGCCCATGCGGAGGCGATCCAGCGCGTCAATGCGGCGCAGCTCGACCAGCTGTTGCACCCGGTGATCGATCCATCGGCGCACGCGCGCCCCATCGCCGTGGGGCTCCCCGCCAGCCCGGGCGCCGCCGCCGGCATTGCCGTGTTTGACCCCGATGTCGCGGAACAGAAGGCGGCCAGCGGACAGGGCGTGATCCTCGTGCGCGACGAGACCACACCGGAGGACTTCCACGGCATCGTCGCCGCCCGGGCGGTGCTCACGTCACGCGGCGGGATGACGTCGCACGCCGCCGTCGTGGCCCGCGGGATGGGCAAGTGCGCGGTCGTCGGCTGCAAGGACGTCGTGGTCGACGTGCGCAACCGACAGTTCACCGTCGAGGGGCGCACCGTGAGCGAGGGGGAGTGGATCACGCTCGACGGCGGCACGGGGCGCGTGTTCGCCGGCGACCTCCCCACCATCCCCTCCGAGGTGGTGCGCGTCATCTCGGGGCAGGTCCCGGCGGCGACCGCCCCGCTCTACCAGGCGTTCTCGCGCGTCCTCGACTGGGCCGACGAGGCGCGCCGCCTTCGCGTGCGCGCCAACGCCGATACGCCGCGCGACGCCCGCATCGCGCGCGGCTTTGGCGCCGAGGGGATCGGGCTCTGTCGCACCGAGCACATGTTCTTCGAGGGCGATCGCATCCAGGCGATGCGCGAGATGATCGTCGCCCGCGATGAGGGGGGACGCCGCCGCGCGCTGTCCAAGCTCCTCCCCATGCAGCGGTCCGACTTCGAGGCGATCTTCGAGGCGATGAACGGCTACCCCGTCAACATCCGCCTCCTCGACCCGCCGCTGCACGAGTTCCTCCCGCACGGTGGCGAGGAGAGCAAGCTGCTGGCGCGACAGCTCAAGCTCACGCGCCAGGAACTGATGCATATCGTCGACGGGCTGCGCGAGAGCAACCCGATGCTCGGGCATCGCGGGTGCCGGCTCGGCATCACCTATCCCGAGATCACCGAAATGCAGGGGCGTGCCATTTTCGAGGCGGCGGTGCGCGCCAAGCGGCGTGGCATCGACGTCCACGTGGAGATCATGATCCCGCTCGTCGCCACGGTGAAGGAGTTCGAGAACCAGCGCGCCCTGCTCGAGGAATGCCACGCACAGGTGGTGCGCGCCATGGGCGAGAGCCTCGACTACCAGATCGGCACGATGATCGAGCTGCCCCGTGCGGCGCTCACCGCGGGCGAGATCGCCGCCTCGGCGGAGTTTTTCTCCTTTGGGACAAACGACCTGACGCAGACCACGCTGGGCCTCAGTCGCGACGACGCCGGGCGCTTCCTCCCTCACTATGTGGAGCGCGGCATCCTTCCCGACGATCCGTTCCAGACGCTCGACGTGACTGGCGTGGGCAAGCTGATCCAGATGGCGGTACGCGACGGTCGCGCAACGCGCGCCACGCTCAAGACGGGAATCTGCGGCGAGCATGGCGGCGAGCCGCGCTCGGTCGGTTTCTGTCACCGCGCGGGGCTCGACTACGTTTCCTGCTCGCCCTTCCGCGTCCCCATCGCCAGACTCGCCGCCGCCCAGGCCGCGCTTTCATCCTGA
- a CDS encoding MATE family efflux transporter, with protein sequence MTADIGVRGGALRIPTRRELRDVARLALPIVFVQVGLNFMGTVDAAMVGRVSAVDLAAVALGNFWWITVALFGAGVIMAIDPVVSQAVGAGANSEVALGVQRGLLLALGVAVFASLCLLPTEWLLRVLRQPPEVIPLAARWVRLQVVSTFPYFIFVAIRQSLQAHHVTRPVVVAVIVGNVVNVVLNWIFIFGHLGVPPLGAEGSAISTTIGRFVMTATLVVLGWPSLRHAVRPWRVESRRWVPIARMLRVGLPIGVHQFFEVVAFGGALALIGMLGTVPLAGHEITINLAALTYMVPLGINAAAAVLVGRAIGRGDMDGARREASAALACGVGFMACAAVILVTFPFPLARAFTTDAAVIGVAATLIPIAGIFQLFDGVQGVSSGILRGAGDTRVPMLLNVLAYAVVGLPLGAWLCFGAQWGAAGMWWGLVAALVVAACALGWRVHTHLGRALTRIRVESEAPENALTANE encoded by the coding sequence GTGACGGCGGACATTGGCGTGCGTGGGGGGGCGTTGCGCATTCCCACGCGTCGCGAGCTCCGCGATGTGGCGCGCCTCGCGCTGCCGATCGTCTTCGTGCAGGTCGGGCTCAACTTCATGGGGACGGTCGATGCGGCGATGGTGGGGCGCGTCTCGGCCGTCGACCTCGCCGCCGTGGCCCTGGGCAACTTCTGGTGGATCACCGTGGCCCTGTTCGGCGCCGGCGTGATCATGGCGATCGATCCCGTCGTCTCGCAGGCGGTGGGCGCCGGCGCCAACAGTGAGGTGGCGTTAGGCGTGCAGCGCGGGCTCCTGCTTGCGCTCGGCGTCGCCGTCTTCGCTTCCCTGTGCCTCCTCCCCACGGAGTGGCTCCTGCGCGTGCTGCGCCAGCCGCCAGAGGTCATCCCGCTGGCGGCGCGCTGGGTGCGCCTCCAGGTCGTCTCCACCTTTCCGTACTTCATCTTCGTCGCCATTCGACAGAGCCTCCAGGCGCATCACGTCACGCGTCCCGTGGTCGTGGCGGTGATCGTCGGCAACGTCGTGAACGTGGTGCTCAACTGGATCTTCATCTTCGGGCACCTGGGTGTTCCCCCGTTAGGCGCCGAAGGGTCGGCGATCTCGACCACCATCGGTCGCTTCGTGATGACCGCGACGCTCGTCGTGCTGGGGTGGCCCTCGTTACGGCACGCGGTGCGCCCGTGGCGCGTGGAGTCGCGCCGGTGGGTTCCCATCGCTCGCATGCTGCGCGTCGGGCTTCCCATCGGCGTTCATCAGTTCTTCGAGGTGGTCGCCTTTGGCGGCGCGCTCGCCCTCATCGGGATGCTGGGAACGGTGCCGCTCGCGGGGCACGAGATCACCATCAACCTGGCGGCCCTCACTTATATGGTCCCGTTAGGCATCAACGCTGCCGCCGCCGTCCTCGTGGGGCGCGCCATCGGGCGCGGCGACATGGACGGGGCGCGACGTGAGGCCAGCGCGGCCTTGGCGTGCGGCGTCGGCTTCATGGCCTGCGCCGCGGTCATTCTCGTCACCTTTCCCTTCCCGCTGGCGCGCGCCTTCACCACCGACGCCGCTGTCATCGGCGTCGCGGCGACGCTCATCCCCATCGCCGGGATCTTTCAGCTCTTCGACGGGGTGCAGGGCGTTTCCAGCGGCATCCTGCGCGGGGCAGGGGACACGCGCGTCCCGATGCTGCTCAACGTCCTGGCGTACGCGGTCGTGGGGCTTCCGCTGGGCGCATGGCTCTGCTTCGGCGCTCAGTGGGGTGCCGCGGGGATGTGGTGGGGGTTGGTGGCTGCCCTCGTGGTCGCCGCCTGCGCCCTGGGGTGGCGCGTCCACACGCACCTGGGTCGCGCCCTCACACGCATCCGCGTCGAGAGCGAGGCCCCCGAGAACGCCCTCACGGCGAACGAGTAA
- the metC gene encoding cystathionine beta-lyase: MNNGRFQTPNPPVHRTSTVLFDSTAHLLQSQSALFSGADGTIYATFGTPTTRALADLIAQREGGAGAVFAPSGLGAVALALLSVLRAGDHLLMVDTVYGPTRGLCDGMLRRFGVESEYYDPTVGSGIASKIRPNTRAIFMESPGSFTFDVQDVPAIVAEARRAELTRGENVYTIIDNAWGSPGLFTPLALGVDVSVIPLTKYWGGHADFVLGAVVGNERAWKLVRSCAWDIGSCAQGDDAALALRGARSVDVRLERHAASALAVAQFLTTHPRAGRVLHPALPGSPGHELWLRDFSGSNGLLSFELLSADGTPADPEMAARVADALSDSGMFGLGYSWGGYESLVMPGVLPNGGSHMERSVRSWTGGTLLRLHIGLEPVERLIEALAKALE, encoded by the coding sequence ATGAACAACGGGCGGTTCCAGACTCCCAATCCCCCGGTTCACCGGACCTCCACGGTCCTGTTCGACAGCACGGCGCACCTCCTCCAGTCGCAATCGGCGCTCTTCAGCGGCGCAGACGGGACGATCTACGCAACCTTCGGAACCCCGACGACGCGTGCGCTCGCAGACCTGATCGCCCAACGTGAAGGCGGGGCCGGTGCGGTATTCGCGCCCTCGGGGCTGGGCGCGGTCGCGCTCGCGCTCCTCTCGGTGCTGCGCGCCGGCGACCATCTTCTGATGGTCGACACGGTCTACGGTCCCACGCGCGGTCTCTGCGACGGGATGCTGCGCCGGTTCGGCGTGGAGAGCGAGTACTACGACCCGACGGTCGGGAGCGGCATAGCCTCGAAGATCCGCCCCAACACGCGTGCGATCTTCATGGAGAGTCCAGGGAGCTTCACGTTCGACGTGCAGGACGTCCCGGCCATCGTCGCCGAGGCGCGGCGCGCCGAGCTCACGCGCGGCGAGAACGTCTACACGATCATCGACAATGCCTGGGGCTCGCCGGGGCTCTTCACCCCGCTGGCCCTGGGCGTGGACGTGTCCGTCATTCCGCTCACCAAGTACTGGGGAGGGCACGCGGACTTCGTCCTGGGTGCGGTGGTCGGGAACGAGCGGGCGTGGAAGCTGGTGCGCTCTTGCGCCTGGGACATTGGCTCGTGCGCGCAAGGAGACGATGCCGCGCTGGCGCTCCGCGGGGCGCGATCGGTCGACGTGCGGCTGGAGCGTCATGCGGCATCGGCGCTCGCGGTGGCGCAGTTCCTCACCACGCATCCGCGCGCGGGGCGCGTGCTGCACCCAGCGCTTCCGGGTTCGCCTGGGCACGAGCTCTGGTTGCGTGACTTCTCGGGGAGCAACGGGCTCCTCTCGTTCGAGTTGCTGTCCGCCGATGGCACGCCGGCCGATCCCGAGATGGCGGCGCGCGTAGCCGACGCGCTCTCTGATTCGGGGATGTTCGGGCTTGGCTACTCGTGGGGGGGATACGAGTCGCTGGTGATGCCGGGGGTGCTCCCCAATGGCGGCTCGCACATGGAGCGAAGCGTCCGGTCCTGGACGGGCGGGACGCTGCTCCGCCTGCACATCGGGCTGGAGCCGGTCGAGCGACTCATTGAAGCGTTGGCGAAGGCGCTCGAGTAG
- the larB gene encoding nickel pincer cofactor biosynthesis protein LarB, giving the protein MSAHRILDLLGRVAAGELAPEAALERMALAPYETLPFATIDHHRSLRQGYPEVVFGSGKTPDQIVTIAERLAAMGDGFLVTRADEGARGALRARFPDAIVHDTARTVRLAGQVPPPLGSGTILIVTAGTSDLPVADEAAETALALGNTVARLTDVGVAGIHRLLARGEELREARVVIVVAGMDGALPSVVGGLVKAPVIAIPTSVGYGAAFSGVAPLLTALNSCAAGVTVVNIDNGFGAAVAASRIAHG; this is encoded by the coding sequence GTGAGTGCTCATCGCATTCTCGACCTGCTCGGGCGGGTCGCGGCGGGAGAGTTGGCGCCGGAGGCCGCGCTGGAGCGGATGGCGCTGGCGCCGTACGAGACGCTCCCCTTCGCCACGATCGACCATCACCGGTCGCTCCGACAGGGGTATCCGGAGGTCGTGTTCGGGAGCGGGAAGACGCCCGATCAGATCGTCACCATCGCCGAGCGACTGGCGGCCATGGGAGACGGCTTCCTTGTGACGAGGGCCGATGAAGGCGCACGCGGCGCGCTGCGGGCACGTTTTCCCGACGCCATCGTGCATGACACGGCGCGCACCGTTCGCCTCGCTGGGCAGGTCCCGCCTCCGCTCGGGAGCGGCACCATCCTCATCGTGACGGCGGGAACGAGCGACCTACCGGTTGCCGACGAGGCTGCGGAGACGGCGCTGGCCCTGGGCAACACCGTCGCTCGGCTCACGGACGTGGGAGTGGCCGGGATCCACCGTTTGCTCGCGCGCGGCGAGGAGCTGCGGGAGGCCCGCGTGGTGATCGTCGTGGCGGGAATGGACGGGGCGCTTCCGTCGGTGGTCGGTGGCTTGGTGAAGGCACCGGTGATTGCGATCCCGACGAGCGTCGGGTACGGGGCGGCGTTCTCCGGCGTGGCGCCGCTGCTGACGGCGCTCAATTCCTGCGCGGCCGGCGTAACCGTTGTGAACATCGACAACGGGTTTGGCGCAGCGGTCGCGGCGAGCAGAATAGCGCACGGTTGA
- the dusB gene encoding tRNA dihydrouridine synthase DusB — MRFPFPVSHDVPLFLAPMAGVSESPFRRLCRRHGADVVVTEFLSAEGIRRENRATISKLRFGADERTIGVQIFGADPEAMREAAALVTDVFQPEYIDINFGCPVKKVVRRNGGSGCLKDLDLVQRVIRAVIAGTHLPVTVKIRSGWSEEMRDPVRIALACQGAGATVVALHPRTRTQMYTGAANWDEIARVKEAVEIPVIGNGDIKTAHDALRMQQETGCDGVMIARGSFGQPWIFGQARALLDGREMPAAPAVEERFAIALQHAKMVQAYEADPQGAALEFRKHLGWYVKGLPNSAELRKRLHQVNSFDEVEGIFGDYLRERDCSLPDCVGGDEASGPPGDETDGVSGGSREAA, encoded by the coding sequence ATGCGCTTCCCGTTTCCCGTCTCCCACGACGTCCCGCTCTTCCTCGCCCCCATGGCGGGGGTTTCGGAGTCGCCGTTCCGCCGCCTGTGCCGGCGGCACGGGGCCGACGTGGTCGTGACCGAGTTCCTTTCCGCTGAGGGAATCCGGCGCGAGAACCGGGCGACGATCTCGAAGCTTCGCTTCGGCGCGGACGAGCGCACCATAGGAGTGCAGATCTTTGGCGCCGATCCCGAGGCCATGCGAGAGGCGGCGGCGCTCGTTACCGACGTCTTCCAGCCCGAGTACATCGACATCAACTTCGGCTGCCCGGTCAAGAAGGTCGTGCGGCGCAACGGCGGCTCCGGCTGCCTCAAGGATCTCGACCTCGTCCAGAGGGTCATCCGCGCGGTGATTGCGGGGACACACCTCCCAGTCACGGTGAAGATTCGCTCGGGGTGGAGTGAGGAGATGCGCGACCCTGTCAGAATCGCCCTCGCCTGCCAGGGGGCTGGGGCGACCGTCGTCGCGCTACACCCCCGGACCCGCACCCAGATGTACACGGGGGCGGCGAACTGGGACGAGATCGCGCGCGTCAAGGAGGCGGTCGAGATCCCGGTCATCGGCAACGGCGACATCAAGACCGCGCACGATGCACTGCGCATGCAGCAGGAGACCGGGTGCGACGGCGTGATGATCGCGCGCGGGTCGTTTGGGCAGCCGTGGATCTTTGGTCAGGCTCGCGCGCTCCTCGATGGGCGCGAGATGCCGGCTGCGCCAGCGGTCGAGGAGCGATTCGCTATCGCGTTGCAGCACGCGAAGATGGTGCAGGCATATGAAGCAGATCCTCAAGGGGCAGCGCTCGAGTTCCGCAAGCACCTTGGCTGGTACGTGAAGGGGCTGCCCAACTCTGCGGAGCTGCGCAAGCGCCTCCACCAGGTGAACTCCTTCGACGAGGTCGAAGGGATTTTCGGCGACTACCTGCGCGAACGCGATTGCTCGCTGCCCGACTGCGTCGGTGGCGATGAGGCGTCCGGACCACCAGGCGATGAGACGGACGGCGTCAGCGGCGGATCGCGCGAAGCCGCATAG
- a CDS encoding PTS sugar transporter subunit IIA has product MELREFFSEDAIKLDLEGTTKDEILKELIALLRLDEKSDAMLFKMLKRRENLGSTGIGRSIAIPHCRSLVVNKLRVAFGRKSSGLDFKAIDEKPVKFFFLIVAPPLEVSNQYLPVLGKIAQFSKESDVPDRLLAIATPAEFMALLEEKGV; this is encoded by the coding sequence ATGGAGCTGCGCGAGTTCTTCTCCGAAGATGCGATCAAGCTGGATCTCGAAGGGACCACCAAGGACGAGATCCTCAAGGAGCTGATCGCGCTCCTCCGCCTCGACGAGAAGTCCGACGCCATGCTTTTCAAGATGCTGAAGCGTCGCGAGAACCTGGGATCGACGGGGATAGGTCGCAGCATTGCCATCCCGCACTGCCGGTCGCTGGTCGTGAACAAACTCCGCGTCGCCTTCGGACGGAAGTCGAGCGGCCTGGACTTCAAGGCGATCGACGAGAAGCCGGTGAAGTTCTTCTTTCTCATCGTCGCCCCTCCGCTCGAGGTCTCCAACCAGTACCTCCCGGTGCTGGGCAAGATCGCCCAGTTCAGCAAGGAGTCCGACGTCCCCGACCGACTGCTCGCGATCGCGACGCCGGCCGAGTTCATGGCGCTGCTGGAGGAGAAGGGCGTCTAG
- the guaA gene encoding glutamine-hydrolyzing GMP synthase, translating into MPHTGSRILILDCGSQFTQLIARRVREARVFSEIHPPTRSLEWIREWAPTGIILSGGPSSVSDDGAPTFDPAILDVAPVLGVCYGMQWIAVAAGGVVTGGGRREYGRAEIAVKENAGMFAGFDPDERSQVWMSHGDHVDVVPPGYVLTAASADNPVVAMRHESKPIHAIQFHAEVHHTVRGPDIIANFLFEICKCEPGWTPGHFIEDEVARIRELVGDKHVICGLSGGVDSSVAAALVHKAIGDQLTCIFVDTGLLRLHEREQVERTFRAHLGIKLVTVRAEERFLSALANEGEPEKKRKIIGHTFIDVFEDAAAEAGKDAEFLVQGTLYPDVIESVSAKGGPSATIKTHHNVGGLKPDMKFKLIEPLRELFKDEVRNVGRELGLPEEMVGRHPFPGPGLAIRILGDVSAEKVTVLQKADAVYLEEIRAAGLYNDIWQAFAVLLPVRSVGVMGDYRTYENVVALRAVTSTDGMTADWYPFPYDVLARISSRIINEVKGVNRVVYDVSSKPPATIEWE; encoded by the coding sequence CTGCCGCATACCGGAAGCCGCATCCTCATCCTCGACTGCGGGTCGCAGTTCACGCAGCTCATCGCGCGCCGCGTGCGCGAAGCGCGTGTCTTCTCCGAGATCCATCCACCCACCCGTTCGCTGGAGTGGATCCGCGAGTGGGCCCCCACGGGGATCATCCTCTCCGGCGGCCCGTCGTCGGTGAGCGATGACGGCGCGCCGACATTCGATCCCGCCATCCTCGACGTCGCGCCAGTGCTCGGCGTGTGCTACGGCATGCAATGGATTGCCGTTGCGGCTGGCGGGGTAGTCACGGGCGGCGGCCGGCGCGAGTACGGGCGCGCCGAGATCGCCGTGAAGGAGAATGCCGGGATGTTCGCCGGCTTCGACCCGGACGAACGGTCGCAGGTCTGGATGTCGCACGGCGACCACGTCGACGTCGTCCCCCCGGGTTACGTCCTGACCGCCGCCAGCGCCGACAACCCCGTCGTGGCCATGCGCCACGAGTCAAAGCCGATCCATGCCATTCAGTTCCACGCAGAAGTGCATCACACCGTGCGTGGACCGGACATCATCGCCAACTTCCTCTTCGAGATCTGCAAGTGCGAACCGGGGTGGACCCCCGGGCACTTCATCGAGGACGAAGTCGCCAGGATTCGCGAGCTGGTCGGCGACAAGCACGTCATCTGCGGCCTCTCGGGAGGCGTGGATTCCTCAGTGGCGGCGGCGCTCGTGCACAAGGCCATCGGCGACCAGCTCACCTGCATCTTCGTCGATACCGGGCTTCTGCGCCTGCACGAGCGCGAGCAGGTGGAGCGGACGTTTCGCGCCCACCTCGGGATCAAGCTCGTCACCGTCCGCGCCGAGGAACGCTTCCTCTCCGCGCTGGCTAATGAGGGAGAGCCGGAGAAGAAACGGAAGATCATCGGCCACACGTTCATCGACGTCTTCGAGGACGCCGCCGCCGAGGCGGGGAAGGACGCCGAATTCCTCGTGCAGGGAACGCTGTACCCCGACGTGATCGAGAGCGTGAGCGCCAAGGGCGGCCCCAGCGCCACCATCAAGACGCATCACAATGTCGGCGGGCTCAAGCCCGACATGAAGTTCAAGCTCATCGAGCCGCTGCGCGAACTCTTCAAGGACGAGGTGCGCAACGTGGGGCGCGAGCTCGGGCTCCCCGAGGAGATGGTCGGGCGTCACCCGTTCCCGGGGCCCGGACTGGCCATCAGGATCCTCGGCGATGTGAGTGCGGAGAAGGTCACCGTGCTGCAGAAGGCCGATGCCGTCTATCTCGAGGAGATTCGCGCCGCCGGATTGTACAACGACATCTGGCAGGCGTTCGCCGTCCTCCTTCCCGTGCGCTCCGTGGGCGTGATGGGGGACTATCGCACGTACGAGAACGTGGTCGCGCTGCGCGCCGTCACCAGCACCGACGGGATGACCGCCGACTGGTATCCGTTCCCGTACGATGTGTTGGCGCGCATCTCGTCTCGCATCATCAACGAGGTGAAGGGGGTCAATCGCGTGGTGTACGACGTGAGCTCGAAGCCACCGGCGACGATCGAATGGGAGTAG